From Falco cherrug isolate bFalChe1 chromosome 4, bFalChe1.pri, whole genome shotgun sequence, one genomic window encodes:
- the LOC102047623 gene encoding perilipin-3-like, with protein MAANEPETAEPKAEEQQSIGMRVANLPLVSSAYGMVSTAYASTKESHPYVRSVCDAAEKGVKTLTAAAVSGAQPILTRLEPQISTANEYACKGLDKLEEKLPILQQPPEKLISDTKQLVTSTMTGAKDVLTSTMAGAKDAVTSRVTGVMDMTKGAVQGSVELTKSAVSSGVSTVMGSTVGQMVVSGMGSMLEKSEELVDHYLPMTDEELAKLATAVEGFETEQQKQQQSYFVRLGSLSTKLQHRALQHSLGKLQSARRSSQDVLAQLQRTLDLVEHLKQGMDQKLQGGQEKLQQKWLEWSKKQPGGGKDLVPPEPVELGTLALLQSLTQQLQSSCQPLMSSLQGLPTSIQDMAGQVRHNVEELRTALASATSLQDVTGSVLAQARAHATKARQLLDELVEHVAHNTPLTWLVGPFTPSGQQVVDQQMK; from the exons ATGGCCGCCAACGAGCCCGAGACAGCGGAGCCcaaggcagaggagcagcag AGCATCGGGATGCGGGTGGCCAACCTGCCCCTGGTGAGCTCTGCCTACGGCATGGTCTCCACCGCCTATGCCTCCACCAAGGAGAGCCACCCCTACGTCAGGTCCGTCTGCGACGCCGCCGAGAAGGGGGTGAAGACGCTGACGGCAGCGGCGGTCAGTGGGGCACAGCCCATCCTCACCAGGCTGGAGCCGCAGA TTTCCACCGCCAATGAATACGCCTGCAAGGGGCTGGATaagctggaggagaagctgcccatcctgcagcagcccccggAGAAG ctcaTCTCAGACACCAAGCAGCTGGTGACCTCCACGATGACGGGGGCCAAGGATGTCCTGACTAGCACAATGGCTGGGGCCAAGGACGCGGTGACCAGCCGGGTGACGGGTGTGATGGACATGACCAAAGGGGCCGTGCAGGGCAGCGTGGAGCTGACCAAGTCAGCGGTGAGCAGTGGTGTCAGCACCGTCATGGGTTCCACTGTGGGCCAGATGGTGGTGAGCGGGATGGGCTCCATGCTGGAGAAGTCTGAGGAGCTGGTGGACCATTACCTGCCCATGACGGATGAGGAGCTGG CCAAGCTGGCCACGGCCGTGGAGGGCTTCgaaacagagcagcagaagcagcaacagaGCTATTTTGTGCGCCTGGGCTCCCTCTCGACCAAGCTGCAGCATCGAGCCCTCCAGCACTCGCTGGGCAAGCTGCAGAGTGCCCGCCGCAGCAGCCAGGACGTGCTGGCCCAGCTCCAGCGCACCCTTGACCTG GTGGAGCACCTCAAGCAGGGCATGGACCAgaagctgcagggagggcaggagaagCTGCAGCAAAAGTGGCTGGAGTGGAGCAAGAAGCAACCCGGAGGTGGCAAGGACCTGGTGCCACCAGAG CCAGTGGAGTTGGGCacgctggccctgctgcagagcttgaCGCAGCAGCTCCAGAGCTCCTGCCAGCCCTTGATGTCCAGCCTCCAGGGCCTCCCCACCAGCATCCAGGACATGGCAGGGCAGGTCCGGCACAACGTGGAGGAGCTACGGACAGCCCTTGCTTCTGCCACCTCCCTCCAGGACGTGACGGGCAGCGTGCTGGCCCAAGCCCGTGCCCATGCCACCAAAGCTCGCCAGCTGCTGGATGAGCTGGTGGAGCATGTGGCCCACAACACCCCCCTGACCTGGCTCGTGGGACCATTCACCCCCTCGGGCCAGCAAGTGGTGGACCAGCAGATGAAGTAG
- the LOC102047455 gene encoding perilipin-3-like isoform X2: MGDPRGGRGTQPHRIPAGQGASPPLPNPFQTPVRPPPAARRPPAASHPCHELLGLSPEKAATAMSAENTVLAEDGQELKESHPYVRSVCDAAEKGVKTLTAAAVSGAQPILTRLEPQISTANEYACKGLDKLEEKLPILQQPPERVVAETRELVSSTVSGAVGMARGAVQGGVERTCLALSTGVSTVVGSRMGQLLATGVDTVLGKSEELVERYLPGTDEERVVAAGVEVAPPERQRRWQSYFVRVGSLSAKLRHRALQRSLGELQRARHSAQQVLAQLHHIIELIEQGRQGMDGSLVSARQHLHRMWLEWSQQYAMPMEESKVEMRTLAMLRGLLHQLHAACTRLAASARGLPSSVQETAGHVRHSMEGVQASLSHARSFHDLSGLVLAQSRETVLRAQLSIDELLEYVGQHAPLPWLVGPFAPALVEYPEDVPVEMAKWEGCVTVGGTHQVPAATQLCSQR, encoded by the exons ATGGGGGACCCGAGGGGGGGTAGGGGGACCCAACCCCACCGCAtcccggcagggcagggggccaGCCCACCCCTCCCAAACCCTTTCCAGACCCCCGTGAGGCCCCCTCCAGCGGCTCGGAggcccccagctgcctcccacccaTGCCATGAGTTGCTGGGTCTCAGCCCTGAGAAGG CTGCCACCGCCATGTCAGCCGAAAACACCGTGCTGGCAGAGGATGGGCAGGAGCTGAAG GAGAGCCACCCCTACGTCAGGTCCGTCTGCGACGCCGCCGAGAAGGGGGTGAAGACGCTGACGGCAGCGGCGGTCAGTGGGGCACAGCCCATCCTCACCAGGCTGGAGCCGCAGA TTTCCACCGCCAATGAATACGCCTGCAAGGGGCTGGATaagctggaggagaagctgcccatcctgcagcagcccccggAGAGG GTGGTGGCAGAGACCAGGGAGCTGGTGTCGTCCACCGTGAGCGGTGCGGTGGGCATGGCCCGCGGCGCGGTGCAGGGTGGCGTGGAGAGGACATGCTTGGCACTGAGCACCGGCGTcagcactgtggtgggctccCGCATGGGCCAGCTGCTGGCCACCGGTGTGGACACGGTGCTGGGGAAATCAGAGGAGCTGGTGGAGCGATACCTGCCGGGGACGGACGAGGAGCGGG TGGTGGCGGCAGGTGTGGAGGTGGCACCGCCAGAGCGGCAGAGGCGGTGGCAGAGCTACTTTGTCCGCGTGGGCTCGCTCTCAGCCAAGCTGCGGCACCGAGCCCTGCAGCGCTCGCTGGGTGAGCTGCAGCGGGCACGGCACAGCGCCCAGCAGGTCCTGGCCCAGCTCCACCACATCATCGAGCTG ATCGAGCAGGGGCGTCAGGGCATGGATGGGTCCCTGGTTAGCGCCCGGCAGCATCTCCACCGCATGTGGCTGGAGTGGAGCCAGCAGTACGCCATGCCCATGGAGGAGAGCAAG GTGGAGATGCGGACGCTGGCCATGCTGCGCGGGCTCCTGCACCAGCTCCATGCCGCCTGCACCCGCCTGGCCGCCAGTGCCCGGGGTTTACCCAGCAGCGTGCAGGAGACAGCAGGACATGTCCGGCACAGCATGGAGGGCGTGCAGGCTTCTCTCTCCCACGCCCGCTCCTTCCACGACCTGTCGGGTTTGGTGCTGGCGCAGAGCCGGGAGACGGTGCTGCGGGCACAGCTGAGCATCGATGAGCTGCTGGAATACGTGGGGCAGCATGcgcccctgccctggctggtgGGACCCTTCGCTCCTGCACTGGTGGAGTACCCGGAGGATGTCCCGGTGGAGATGGCCAAGTGGGAAGGATGTGTCACCGTTGGGGGGACGCACCAGGTACCCGCTGCCAcgcagctctgcagccagcgcTGA
- the LOC102047455 gene encoding perilipin-3-like isoform X4 produces MNPVLGGGQRSRPGIAITTGGRDRPSHTPPPATAMSAENTVLAEDGQELKESHPYVRSVCDAAEKGVKTLTAAAVSGAQPILTRLEPQISTANEYACKGLDKLEEKLPILQQPPERVVAETRELVSSTVSGAVGMARGAVQGGVERTCLALSTGVSTVVGSRMGQLLATGVDTVLGKSEELVERYLPGTDEERVVAAGVEVAPPERQRRWQSYFVRVGSLSAKLRHRALQRSLGELQRARHSAQQVLAQLHHIIELIEQGRQGMDGSLVSARQHLHRMWLEWSQQYAMPMEESKVEMRTLAMLRGLLHQLHAACTRLAASARGLPSSVQETAGHVRHSMEGVQASLSHARSFHDLSGLVLAQSRETVLRAQLSIDELLEYVGQHAPLPWLVGPFAPALVEYPEDVPVEMAKWEGCVTVGGTHQVPAATQLCSQR; encoded by the exons ATGAATCCGGTGCTGGGCGGGGGCCAGAGATCGCGACCGGGGATCGCAATCACGACCGGGGGTCGCGACAGAccctcacacacaccccccc CTGCCACCGCCATGTCAGCCGAAAACACCGTGCTGGCAGAGGATGGGCAGGAGCTGAAG GAGAGCCACCCCTACGTCAGGTCCGTCTGCGACGCCGCCGAGAAGGGGGTGAAGACGCTGACGGCAGCGGCGGTCAGTGGGGCACAGCCCATCCTCACCAGGCTGGAGCCGCAGA TTTCCACCGCCAATGAATACGCCTGCAAGGGGCTGGATaagctggaggagaagctgcccatcctgcagcagcccccggAGAGG GTGGTGGCAGAGACCAGGGAGCTGGTGTCGTCCACCGTGAGCGGTGCGGTGGGCATGGCCCGCGGCGCGGTGCAGGGTGGCGTGGAGAGGACATGCTTGGCACTGAGCACCGGCGTcagcactgtggtgggctccCGCATGGGCCAGCTGCTGGCCACCGGTGTGGACACGGTGCTGGGGAAATCAGAGGAGCTGGTGGAGCGATACCTGCCGGGGACGGACGAGGAGCGGG TGGTGGCGGCAGGTGTGGAGGTGGCACCGCCAGAGCGGCAGAGGCGGTGGCAGAGCTACTTTGTCCGCGTGGGCTCGCTCTCAGCCAAGCTGCGGCACCGAGCCCTGCAGCGCTCGCTGGGTGAGCTGCAGCGGGCACGGCACAGCGCCCAGCAGGTCCTGGCCCAGCTCCACCACATCATCGAGCTG ATCGAGCAGGGGCGTCAGGGCATGGATGGGTCCCTGGTTAGCGCCCGGCAGCATCTCCACCGCATGTGGCTGGAGTGGAGCCAGCAGTACGCCATGCCCATGGAGGAGAGCAAG GTGGAGATGCGGACGCTGGCCATGCTGCGCGGGCTCCTGCACCAGCTCCATGCCGCCTGCACCCGCCTGGCCGCCAGTGCCCGGGGTTTACCCAGCAGCGTGCAGGAGACAGCAGGACATGTCCGGCACAGCATGGAGGGCGTGCAGGCTTCTCTCTCCCACGCCCGCTCCTTCCACGACCTGTCGGGTTTGGTGCTGGCGCAGAGCCGGGAGACGGTGCTGCGGGCACAGCTGAGCATCGATGAGCTGCTGGAATACGTGGGGCAGCATGcgcccctgccctggctggtgGGACCCTTCGCTCCTGCACTGGTGGAGTACCCGGAGGATGTCCCGGTGGAGATGGCCAAGTGGGAAGGATGTGTCACCGTTGGGGGGACGCACCAGGTACCCGCTGCCAcgcagctctgcagccagcgcTGA
- the LOC102047455 gene encoding perilipin-3-like isoform X1, with the protein MGDPRGGRGTQPHRIPAGQGASPPLPNPFQTPVRPPPAARRPPAASHPCHELLGLSPEKAATAMSAENTVLAEDGQELKSVVSRVASLALVSCACGAVSTAYASTKESHPYVRSVCDAAEKGVKTLTAAAVSGAQPILTRLEPQISTANEYACKGLDKLEEKLPILQQPPERVVAETRELVSSTVSGAVGMARGAVQGGVERTCLALSTGVSTVVGSRMGQLLATGVDTVLGKSEELVERYLPGTDEERVVAAGVEVAPPERQRRWQSYFVRVGSLSAKLRHRALQRSLGELQRARHSAQQVLAQLHHIIELIEQGRQGMDGSLVSARQHLHRMWLEWSQQYAMPMEESKVEMRTLAMLRGLLHQLHAACTRLAASARGLPSSVQETAGHVRHSMEGVQASLSHARSFHDLSGLVLAQSRETVLRAQLSIDELLEYVGQHAPLPWLVGPFAPALVEYPEDVPVEMAKWEGCVTVGGTHQVPAATQLCSQR; encoded by the exons ATGGGGGACCCGAGGGGGGGTAGGGGGACCCAACCCCACCGCAtcccggcagggcagggggccaGCCCACCCCTCCCAAACCCTTTCCAGACCCCCGTGAGGCCCCCTCCAGCGGCTCGGAggcccccagctgcctcccacccaTGCCATGAGTTGCTGGGTCTCAGCCCTGAGAAGG CTGCCACCGCCATGTCAGCCGAAAACACCGTGCTGGCAGAGGATGGGCAGGAGCTGAAG AGCGTGGTGAGCCGGGTGGCCAGCCTGGCCCTGGTGAGCTGTGCCTGTGGTGCCGTCTCCACTGCCTATGCCTCCACCAAGGAGAGCCACCCCTACGTCAGGTCCGTCTGCGACGCCGCCGAGAAGGGGGTGAAGACGCTGACGGCAGCGGCGGTCAGTGGGGCACAGCCCATCCTCACCAGGCTGGAGCCGCAGA TTTCCACCGCCAATGAATACGCCTGCAAGGGGCTGGATaagctggaggagaagctgcccatcctgcagcagcccccggAGAGG GTGGTGGCAGAGACCAGGGAGCTGGTGTCGTCCACCGTGAGCGGTGCGGTGGGCATGGCCCGCGGCGCGGTGCAGGGTGGCGTGGAGAGGACATGCTTGGCACTGAGCACCGGCGTcagcactgtggtgggctccCGCATGGGCCAGCTGCTGGCCACCGGTGTGGACACGGTGCTGGGGAAATCAGAGGAGCTGGTGGAGCGATACCTGCCGGGGACGGACGAGGAGCGGG TGGTGGCGGCAGGTGTGGAGGTGGCACCGCCAGAGCGGCAGAGGCGGTGGCAGAGCTACTTTGTCCGCGTGGGCTCGCTCTCAGCCAAGCTGCGGCACCGAGCCCTGCAGCGCTCGCTGGGTGAGCTGCAGCGGGCACGGCACAGCGCCCAGCAGGTCCTGGCCCAGCTCCACCACATCATCGAGCTG ATCGAGCAGGGGCGTCAGGGCATGGATGGGTCCCTGGTTAGCGCCCGGCAGCATCTCCACCGCATGTGGCTGGAGTGGAGCCAGCAGTACGCCATGCCCATGGAGGAGAGCAAG GTGGAGATGCGGACGCTGGCCATGCTGCGCGGGCTCCTGCACCAGCTCCATGCCGCCTGCACCCGCCTGGCCGCCAGTGCCCGGGGTTTACCCAGCAGCGTGCAGGAGACAGCAGGACATGTCCGGCACAGCATGGAGGGCGTGCAGGCTTCTCTCTCCCACGCCCGCTCCTTCCACGACCTGTCGGGTTTGGTGCTGGCGCAGAGCCGGGAGACGGTGCTGCGGGCACAGCTGAGCATCGATGAGCTGCTGGAATACGTGGGGCAGCATGcgcccctgccctggctggtgGGACCCTTCGCTCCTGCACTGGTGGAGTACCCGGAGGATGTCCCGGTGGAGATGGCCAAGTGGGAAGGATGTGTCACCGTTGGGGGGACGCACCAGGTACCCGCTGCCAcgcagctctgcagccagcgcTGA
- the LOC102047455 gene encoding perilipin-3-like isoform X3, producing the protein MNPVLGGGQRSRPGIAITTGGRDRPSHTPPPATAMSAENTVLAEDGQELKSVVSRVASLALVSCACGAVSTAYASTKESHPYVRSVCDAAEKGVKTLTAAAVSGAQPILTRLEPQISTANEYACKGLDKLEEKLPILQQPPERVVAETRELVSSTVSGAVGMARGAVQGGVERTCLALSTGVSTVVGSRMGQLLATGVDTVLGKSEELVERYLPGTDEERVVAAGVEVAPPERQRRWQSYFVRVGSLSAKLRHRALQRSLGELQRARHSAQQVLAQLHHIIELIEQGRQGMDGSLVSARQHLHRMWLEWSQQYAMPMEESKVEMRTLAMLRGLLHQLHAACTRLAASARGLPSSVQETAGHVRHSMEGVQASLSHARSFHDLSGLVLAQSRETVLRAQLSIDELLEYVGQHAPLPWLVGPFAPALVEYPEDVPVEMAKWEGCVTVGGTHQVPAATQLCSQR; encoded by the exons ATGAATCCGGTGCTGGGCGGGGGCCAGAGATCGCGACCGGGGATCGCAATCACGACCGGGGGTCGCGACAGAccctcacacacaccccccc CTGCCACCGCCATGTCAGCCGAAAACACCGTGCTGGCAGAGGATGGGCAGGAGCTGAAG AGCGTGGTGAGCCGGGTGGCCAGCCTGGCCCTGGTGAGCTGTGCCTGTGGTGCCGTCTCCACTGCCTATGCCTCCACCAAGGAGAGCCACCCCTACGTCAGGTCCGTCTGCGACGCCGCCGAGAAGGGGGTGAAGACGCTGACGGCAGCGGCGGTCAGTGGGGCACAGCCCATCCTCACCAGGCTGGAGCCGCAGA TTTCCACCGCCAATGAATACGCCTGCAAGGGGCTGGATaagctggaggagaagctgcccatcctgcagcagcccccggAGAGG GTGGTGGCAGAGACCAGGGAGCTGGTGTCGTCCACCGTGAGCGGTGCGGTGGGCATGGCCCGCGGCGCGGTGCAGGGTGGCGTGGAGAGGACATGCTTGGCACTGAGCACCGGCGTcagcactgtggtgggctccCGCATGGGCCAGCTGCTGGCCACCGGTGTGGACACGGTGCTGGGGAAATCAGAGGAGCTGGTGGAGCGATACCTGCCGGGGACGGACGAGGAGCGGG TGGTGGCGGCAGGTGTGGAGGTGGCACCGCCAGAGCGGCAGAGGCGGTGGCAGAGCTACTTTGTCCGCGTGGGCTCGCTCTCAGCCAAGCTGCGGCACCGAGCCCTGCAGCGCTCGCTGGGTGAGCTGCAGCGGGCACGGCACAGCGCCCAGCAGGTCCTGGCCCAGCTCCACCACATCATCGAGCTG ATCGAGCAGGGGCGTCAGGGCATGGATGGGTCCCTGGTTAGCGCCCGGCAGCATCTCCACCGCATGTGGCTGGAGTGGAGCCAGCAGTACGCCATGCCCATGGAGGAGAGCAAG GTGGAGATGCGGACGCTGGCCATGCTGCGCGGGCTCCTGCACCAGCTCCATGCCGCCTGCACCCGCCTGGCCGCCAGTGCCCGGGGTTTACCCAGCAGCGTGCAGGAGACAGCAGGACATGTCCGGCACAGCATGGAGGGCGTGCAGGCTTCTCTCTCCCACGCCCGCTCCTTCCACGACCTGTCGGGTTTGGTGCTGGCGCAGAGCCGGGAGACGGTGCTGCGGGCACAGCTGAGCATCGATGAGCTGCTGGAATACGTGGGGCAGCATGcgcccctgccctggctggtgGGACCCTTCGCTCCTGCACTGGTGGAGTACCCGGAGGATGTCCCGGTGGAGATGGCCAAGTGGGAAGGATGTGTCACCGTTGGGGGGACGCACCAGGTACCCGCTGCCAcgcagctctgcagccagcgcTGA
- the LRG1 gene encoding leucine-rich alpha-2-glycoprotein isoform X2: MMPPGQILPPLLLLLLLPLSPAAPCSPQPNATRFVCTEPTLSTFPSRLPTTTLAISVEFTALATLPPTALAGLPWLQELHLSSNRLATLPEALLRPVPTLRILDLTNNLLADLPANIFTSAGHLQHLVLRGNRLQVLQPSWFQHLPHLRWLDLAANALAEVPPAVFQRLRSLRSLDLSKNRLASLAPGALAGLQALEQLDLEGNRLGTLPPAAFAPTPALRLLFLQDNELQELPTGIFHPLHHLHVLDLARNRLRALALPPRPPGPALDLDISGNPWACECRLLALLRQVAPRLTATRDTLCASPPHRWGQEVAVLSQTGDTGCEPKGDEQHLPDP, from the coding sequence ATGATGCCACCGGGTCAGATCCTgccaccgctgctgctgctgctgctgctgccgctcaGCCCTGCTGCGCCATGCTCCCCCCAACCCAATGCCACCCGGTTCGTCTGCACGGAGCCCACCCTGagcaccttccccagcaggctgcccaccaccaccctggcCATCTCGGTGGAGTTCACAGCGCTGGCCACTCTCCCCCCCACCGCgctggctgggctgccctggctgcaagAGCTTCACCTCTCCTCCAACCGCCTCGCCACCCTCCCTGAAGCCCTCCTGCGGCCCGTGCCCACCCTGCGCATCCTCGACCTGACCAACAACCTCCTGGCCGACCTCCCTGCCAACATCTTCACCAGCGCTGGCCACCTCCAGCACTTGGTGCTGCGGGGGAACcggctgcaggtgctgcagcccagctggttCCAGCACCTTCCCCACCTGCGCTGGCTCGACCTGGCTGCCAATGCGTTGGCAGAGGTGCCGCCAGCGGTTTTCCAGCGGCTGCGTTCCCTGCGCAGCCTGGATCTGTCCAAGAACCGCCTGGCATCGCTGGCACCGGGCGcgctggctgggctgcaggcactggagcagcttGACCTGGAGGGCAACCGGCTGGGCacgctgccgcccgccgccttCGCGCCCACTCCCGCCCTgcgcctcctcttcctccaggaCAAcgagctgcaggagctgcccaCCGGCATCTTCCACCCCCTGCATCATCTCCACGTCCTTGACCTGGCGCGTAACCGGCTGCGGGCACTGGCGctgccgccccggccccccggccccgcgtTGGACCTCGACATCTCGGGCAACCCCTGGGCTTGTGAGTGCcggctgctggcactgctgcggCAGGTGGCCCCGCGGCTCACTGCCACCCGCGACACCCTCTGCGCCAGCCCCCCGCATCGCTGGGGACAGGAGGTGGCTGTCCTCAGCCAGACTGGGGACACCGGCTGTGAGCCCAAGGGGGACGAGCAGCACCTGCCAGACCCCTAG
- the LRG1 gene encoding leucine-rich alpha-2-glycoprotein isoform X1, which translates to MACPPGAESWWQQGLHNPRLMMAACPQPSTMMPPGQILPPLLLLLLLPLSPAAPCSPQPNATRFVCTEPTLSTFPSRLPTTTLAISVEFTALATLPPTALAGLPWLQELHLSSNRLATLPEALLRPVPTLRILDLTNNLLADLPANIFTSAGHLQHLVLRGNRLQVLQPSWFQHLPHLRWLDLAANALAEVPPAVFQRLRSLRSLDLSKNRLASLAPGALAGLQALEQLDLEGNRLGTLPPAAFAPTPALRLLFLQDNELQELPTGIFHPLHHLHVLDLARNRLRALALPPRPPGPALDLDISGNPWACECRLLALLRQVAPRLTATRDTLCASPPHRWGQEVAVLSQTGDTGCEPKGDEQHLPDP; encoded by the coding sequence atggCCTGCCCGCCCGGGGCGGAGAGCTGGTGGCAACAAGGCTTGCACAACCCTCGGCTGATGATGGCCGCCTGCCCGCAGCCCAGCACCATGATGCCACCGGGTCAGATCCTgccaccgctgctgctgctgctgctgctgccgctcaGCCCTGCTGCGCCATGCTCCCCCCAACCCAATGCCACCCGGTTCGTCTGCACGGAGCCCACCCTGagcaccttccccagcaggctgcccaccaccaccctggcCATCTCGGTGGAGTTCACAGCGCTGGCCACTCTCCCCCCCACCGCgctggctgggctgccctggctgcaagAGCTTCACCTCTCCTCCAACCGCCTCGCCACCCTCCCTGAAGCCCTCCTGCGGCCCGTGCCCACCCTGCGCATCCTCGACCTGACCAACAACCTCCTGGCCGACCTCCCTGCCAACATCTTCACCAGCGCTGGCCACCTCCAGCACTTGGTGCTGCGGGGGAACcggctgcaggtgctgcagcccagctggttCCAGCACCTTCCCCACCTGCGCTGGCTCGACCTGGCTGCCAATGCGTTGGCAGAGGTGCCGCCAGCGGTTTTCCAGCGGCTGCGTTCCCTGCGCAGCCTGGATCTGTCCAAGAACCGCCTGGCATCGCTGGCACCGGGCGcgctggctgggctgcaggcactggagcagcttGACCTGGAGGGCAACCGGCTGGGCacgctgccgcccgccgccttCGCGCCCACTCCCGCCCTgcgcctcctcttcctccaggaCAAcgagctgcaggagctgcccaCCGGCATCTTCCACCCCCTGCATCATCTCCACGTCCTTGACCTGGCGCGTAACCGGCTGCGGGCACTGGCGctgccgccccggccccccggccccgcgtTGGACCTCGACATCTCGGGCAACCCCTGGGCTTGTGAGTGCcggctgctggcactgctgcggCAGGTGGCCCCGCGGCTCACTGCCACCCGCGACACCCTCTGCGCCAGCCCCCCGCATCGCTGGGGACAGGAGGTGGCTGTCCTCAGCCAGACTGGGGACACCGGCTGTGAGCCCAAGGGGGACGAGCAGCACCTGCCAGACCCCTAG